One window of Curtobacterium sp. 458 genomic DNA carries:
- a CDS encoding NAD(P)-dependent oxidoreductase, with protein MPRRTESLVRVSVLGTGAMGAGVAGSLVRAGHEVTVWNRTRERAEPLASQGATVASEPAEAVEHAEVVLLTLFDTDAVVDVLEQAAGEAPEGAVWVQASTIGTDGTDTVVQLAAKYGVTLVEAMMLGTKAPAEQGKLTLLAAGPSDVLDGLGPVFDAIAVKTVRAGDQVGQGTALKLAANAWIASVTAATGQSLAIARSLGLDPALFLEAIDGSASDSPYAHTKGESMIRGEFPAQFALDGLRKDIGLIAEAARDAGVSTVLLDALGRVYADASAAGHGADDIAAVGTAF; from the coding sequence GTGCCGCGCAGGACGGAGTCGCTCGTGCGCGTGTCGGTGTTGGGAACGGGTGCGATGGGTGCCGGTGTCGCGGGGTCCCTCGTGCGTGCCGGCCACGAGGTCACGGTCTGGAACCGGACGCGGGAGCGCGCCGAACCCCTCGCGTCGCAGGGTGCGACGGTCGCGAGCGAGCCGGCAGAGGCCGTCGAGCACGCCGAGGTCGTCCTCCTGACGCTCTTCGACACCGATGCCGTGGTGGACGTGCTCGAGCAGGCCGCGGGGGAGGCTCCGGAGGGCGCCGTGTGGGTCCAGGCCTCGACGATCGGCACGGACGGGACCGACACGGTCGTCCAGCTCGCGGCGAAGTACGGTGTCACGCTCGTCGAGGCGATGATGCTCGGCACGAAGGCTCCGGCGGAGCAGGGGAAGCTCACGCTCCTCGCCGCGGGGCCCTCGGACGTGCTCGACGGACTCGGCCCGGTGTTCGACGCGATCGCGGTGAAGACCGTCCGCGCCGGCGACCAGGTCGGTCAGGGCACGGCGCTCAAGCTCGCCGCGAACGCCTGGATCGCGTCCGTCACCGCGGCGACCGGGCAGTCCCTCGCGATCGCGCGGTCCCTCGGTCTCGACCCGGCGCTGTTCCTCGAGGCGATCGACGGGAGCGCCAGCGATTCGCCGTACGCGCACACGAAGGGCGAGTCGATGATCCGGGGCGAGTTCCCGGCGCAGTTCGCGCTCGACGGGTTGCGGAAGGACATCGGTCTCATCGCCGAGGCCGCTCGCGACGCCGGGGTCTCGACGGTGCTGCTCGACGCCCTGGGTCGGGTGTACGCCGACGCGAGCGCGGCCGGGCATGGCGCCGACGACATCGCGGCGGTCGGTACGGCGTTCTGA
- a CDS encoding peptidoglycan DD-metalloendopeptidase family protein has protein sequence MTTTTERHPLPTRRQLRAVERERDSQTSSQTTGAAVSPPAAPVPTPDLPSRRSLRAAEQASRGAGPARSFTEAVTGAVAVPFRAIGDAVSATRAIPVTATAVAACLVVSVATPQAAVASTPQVTTASVGAAGQQYVASGAVAAAVERDAFDVGARRAPAGRSDRSPARASGPDVVRPVAGTIPLAGGFGGRQVAGCGACSTNHQGLDFAAPHGAPVVSVLAGRVVSAGVFGGYGNQVLVQHGDGTQTRYGHLSRIDVVVGQTVGVGQRIGAVGSTGVSTGAHLHFEVIVGGVATDPAPWLSARGVL, from the coding sequence GTGACCACCACGACCGAGCGGCACCCGCTCCCCACTCGGCGTCAGCTCCGCGCGGTCGAACGCGAGCGGGACTCCCAGACCAGCTCCCAGACCACCGGGGCGGCGGTGTCCCCTCCTGCCGCCCCGGTGCCGACACCCGACCTCCCGAGCCGCCGCAGCCTCCGTGCCGCGGAGCAGGCCTCCCGCGGGGCAGGCCCCGCCCGCAGCTTCACCGAGGCCGTCACCGGCGCGGTCGCCGTCCCGTTCCGCGCGATCGGCGACGCCGTCTCGGCCACCCGGGCGATCCCCGTCACCGCGACCGCGGTCGCAGCCTGTCTGGTCGTGTCCGTCGCCACGCCGCAGGCCGCCGTGGCGTCGACACCGCAGGTCACCACCGCGTCCGTCGGCGCCGCCGGGCAGCAGTACGTCGCGTCCGGAGCCGTCGCGGCGGCGGTCGAGCGGGACGCCTTCGACGTCGGTGCACGACGGGCTCCGGCCGGCCGTTCCGACCGGTCGCCTGCTCGCGCGTCCGGTCCCGACGTCGTCCGACCGGTTGCGGGGACGATCCCGCTCGCCGGTGGCTTCGGGGGTCGGCAGGTCGCCGGCTGCGGTGCCTGCTCGACGAACCACCAGGGGCTCGACTTCGCGGCCCCGCACGGGGCTCCGGTCGTTTCGGTCCTGGCGGGGCGGGTCGTCTCCGCCGGTGTCTTCGGCGGGTACGGCAACCAGGTCCTCGTCCAGCACGGCGACGGCACGCAGACGCGGTACGGTCACCTCTCCCGGATCGACGTCGTCGTGGGGCAGACGGTCGGCGTCGGTCAGCGGATCGGCGCGGTGGGCAGCACGGGTGTGTCGACCGGTGCGCACCTCCACTTCGAGGTCATCGTGGGCGGTGTCGCGACCGATCCCGCACCGTGGCTCTCCGCCCGCGGGGTGCTCTGA
- a CDS encoding CPBP family intramembrane glutamic endopeptidase, whose amino-acid sequence MSVPYQRLTRIDARWRWWRPLVALAFLAGWYLVSQVLIVIAYTIPVGATSGAEGLIDFEQKLSSGALDPTDPLTLSVSLVSLVVLLPGIVLAVRVAGLGRGVLSSVRFRVRWGWTAWCLVPTLVIAAIMFFMQALYPLGDGMITGDGWNHAAIGQSTVTLSTLVLTVALVVVLVPFQGAAEEFVFRGFLMQTVASWIPRRAGTITAVAVSTVVFALLHIPNGYNVWGILDVGSFGLIAAIIVLRTGGLEATVLQHAFNNIMIFVLQAPGWSRIDLQSQDANGTPGGWLVSLGTSLAYWGMVELLAKWRGLDRRFAGHQAPRFRGPVPAWAGGPRWTQPGGAGWDGTPAHAAGTAGSGPADDAGRADGAGPVDGVGAVDTTAGVAGRS is encoded by the coding sequence GTGAGTGTTCCCTACCAGCGCCTGACCCGCATCGATGCCCGGTGGCGGTGGTGGCGTCCGCTCGTGGCGCTGGCGTTCCTCGCGGGGTGGTACCTCGTGTCGCAGGTGCTCATCGTCATCGCGTACACGATCCCGGTGGGTGCGACGAGCGGCGCCGAGGGGCTGATCGACTTCGAGCAGAAGCTGTCCAGCGGCGCACTCGACCCGACCGATCCGCTGACGCTGTCGGTGTCGCTCGTGTCCCTCGTGGTGCTCCTCCCCGGGATCGTCCTCGCCGTGCGGGTCGCGGGCCTCGGGCGTGGTGTCCTGTCGTCCGTGCGCTTCCGGGTCCGCTGGGGGTGGACGGCCTGGTGCCTCGTCCCGACCCTCGTCATCGCCGCGATCATGTTCTTCATGCAGGCGCTCTACCCGCTCGGCGACGGCATGATCACGGGCGACGGCTGGAACCACGCCGCCATCGGCCAGTCCACCGTCACGCTGTCGACCCTCGTGCTCACGGTCGCCCTCGTCGTCGTGCTCGTGCCGTTCCAGGGCGCGGCGGAGGAGTTCGTCTTCCGCGGCTTCCTCATGCAGACCGTCGCCTCGTGGATCCCGCGTCGCGCCGGGACGATCACCGCGGTCGCCGTCTCCACCGTGGTCTTCGCCCTGCTGCACATCCCGAACGGCTACAACGTCTGGGGCATCCTCGACGTCGGCTCGTTCGGTCTCATCGCGGCGATCATCGTGCTCCGGACCGGCGGCCTCGAGGCCACGGTCCTCCAGCACGCGTTCAACAACATCATGATCTTCGTGCTGCAGGCGCCGGGGTGGTCGCGGATCGACCTGCAGTCGCAGGACGCGAACGGGACTCCGGGCGGCTGGTTGGTCAGCCTCGGCACGTCCTTGGCGTACTGGGGCATGGTCGAGCTGCTCGCGAAGTGGCGTGGCCTCGACCGACGCTTCGCAGGTCACCAGGCGCCCCGCTTCCGCGGTCCGGTCCCCGCCTGGGCGGGCGGCCCACGGTGGACCCAGCCGGGAGGCGCGGGTTGGGACGGCACGCCGGCCCACGCGGCGGGGACGGCCGGTTCGGGTCCGGCGGACGACGCCGGTCGCGCGGACGGCGCAGGTCCTGTGGACGGCGTCGGCGCTGTGGACACGACCGCGGGTGTCGCCGGCCGCTCGTAG
- the recQ gene encoding DNA helicase RecQ, whose protein sequence is MSTTATTSPSRSAALDVLHRVWGYDDFRGQQAAIIDQVVSGGDALVLMPTGGGKSLCYQVPALVRDGVGVVVSPLIALMQDQVDALAANGVRAAFLNSTQGPDERARVERAVVSGEVDMLYLAPERLRLESTRALLDRARIALFAIDEAHCVAQWGHDFRPDYLELSVLHERWPAVPRIALTATATPQTHREISARLGLDDAAHFVADFDRPNIQYRIEPKTGALQQLLTFIRTEHSGDAGIVYCLSRNSVERTAAALAEQGIPALPYHAGLDARVRERNQSTFLREDGVVMVATIAFGMGIDKPDVRFVAHLDLPKSVEGYYQETGRAGRDGLPSTAWLAYGLNDVVQQRRMIDQSEGDAAHRRQLSAHLDAMLALCETIECRRVRLLAYFGQESTACGNCDTCIAPPESWDGTVPAQKLLSTVVRLERERGQRYGVAHLVDILVGKQSPRVQELRHDSLATFGIGNDLSEGEWRAVARQLLAQGFMAVSGDGYGTIVLSPTSADVLAGRVVVRMRRDPVKAPRASRSRRTVVTDMPQEALGLFESLRAWRAEQAREQGVPAYVVFNDATLRGIAAVKPADVDALGEISGVGSAKLERYGRAVLDVVATAVD, encoded by the coding sequence ATGAGCACGACGGCCACGACCTCCCCGTCGCGGTCCGCGGCGCTCGACGTCCTGCACCGGGTGTGGGGTTACGACGACTTCCGCGGGCAGCAGGCCGCGATCATCGACCAGGTCGTCTCCGGCGGTGACGCCCTCGTGCTCATGCCGACCGGTGGCGGCAAGTCGCTCTGCTACCAGGTGCCGGCCCTCGTGCGCGACGGCGTCGGGGTCGTGGTGTCGCCGCTCATCGCCCTCATGCAGGACCAGGTCGACGCCCTCGCCGCGAACGGCGTGCGCGCGGCGTTCCTCAACTCGACGCAGGGCCCGGACGAGCGCGCCCGGGTCGAGCGGGCGGTCGTGTCGGGCGAGGTGGACATGCTCTACCTCGCGCCCGAGCGGCTCCGGCTCGAGAGCACGCGGGCCCTGCTCGACCGCGCCCGCATCGCGCTCTTCGCCATCGACGAGGCGCACTGCGTCGCCCAGTGGGGCCACGACTTCCGGCCGGACTACCTCGAGCTGAGCGTGCTGCACGAGCGGTGGCCCGCCGTGCCCCGGATCGCGCTGACCGCCACGGCGACGCCGCAGACCCACCGCGAGATCTCGGCACGGCTCGGCCTCGACGACGCCGCGCACTTCGTCGCCGACTTCGACCGGCCGAACATCCAGTACCGCATCGAGCCGAAGACCGGCGCGCTGCAGCAGCTCCTGACCTTCATCCGGACCGAGCACAGCGGCGACGCCGGCATCGTCTACTGCCTGTCCCGCAACTCCGTCGAGCGCACCGCGGCCGCGCTCGCCGAACAGGGCATCCCGGCGCTGCCGTACCACGCGGGACTCGACGCCCGGGTGCGGGAACGCAACCAGTCGACGTTCCTGCGCGAGGACGGCGTCGTCATGGTGGCGACGATCGCCTTCGGCATGGGCATCGACAAGCCCGACGTCCGGTTCGTCGCCCACCTCGACCTCCCGAAGTCGGTCGAGGGCTACTACCAGGAGACCGGGCGTGCGGGCCGTGACGGCCTGCCGTCCACCGCGTGGCTCGCGTACGGCCTCAACGACGTCGTGCAGCAGCGCCGGATGATCGACCAGTCCGAGGGCGATGCCGCGCACCGCCGCCAGCTGAGCGCGCACCTCGACGCCATGCTCGCCCTGTGCGAGACGATCGAGTGCCGACGGGTCCGGCTGCTCGCCTACTTCGGGCAGGAGAGCACGGCGTGCGGCAACTGCGACACGTGCATCGCGCCCCCGGAGTCGTGGGACGGCACGGTCCCGGCGCAGAAGCTCCTGTCGACCGTGGTCCGACTCGAGCGCGAGCGCGGCCAGCGGTACGGCGTCGCACACCTCGTGGACATCCTCGTCGGCAAGCAGTCCCCGCGGGTGCAAGAGCTCCGGCACGACTCCCTTGCGACGTTCGGCATCGGCAACGACCTCTCCGAGGGGGAGTGGCGCGCCGTCGCCCGGCAGCTGCTCGCACAGGGGTTCATGGCCGTCTCCGGTGACGGCTACGGCACGATCGTGCTGAGTCCCACGAGCGCGGACGTCCTCGCCGGACGGGTCGTGGTCCGCATGCGCCGCGATCCGGTGAAGGCACCGCGGGCGAGCCGGTCGCGGCGCACAGTCGTGACCGACATGCCGCAGGAGGCCCTCGGGCTGTTCGAGTCCCTGCGCGCCTGGCGAGCCGAGCAGGCGCGGGAGCAGGGCGTCCCGGCCTACGTTGTGTTCAACGACGCGACGCTCCGCGGGATCGCCGCCGTGAAGCCCGCCGACGTCGACGCGCTCGGTGAGATCTCGGGGGTCGGATCGGCGAAGCTCGAGCGGTACGGCCGGGCCGTGCTCGACGTCGTCGCCACCGCGGTCGACTGA
- a CDS encoding GNAT family acetyltransferase — protein sequence MQYAIRTFARTDTDAVVALWEACRLVRPWNDPRRDIERKLTVQPELFLVAVDADDAVVGAGMAGFDGHRGWVNYLAVRPDLQGSGLGRTFMREFEQRLAAIGCPKLNLQVRAGNEQVLGFYESLGYEPDHTVSLGKRLIPDV from the coding sequence ATGCAGTACGCGATCCGCACCTTCGCCCGCACCGACACCGACGCGGTCGTGGCGCTCTGGGAGGCGTGCCGGCTCGTCCGACCCTGGAACGACCCGCGGCGCGACATCGAGCGCAAGCTCACGGTGCAGCCCGAGCTGTTCCTCGTGGCTGTCGACGCGGACGATGCGGTGGTCGGTGCCGGCATGGCCGGGTTCGACGGGCACCGGGGATGGGTGAACTACCTCGCGGTGCGGCCCGACCTGCAGGGCTCCGGGCTCGGTCGGACGTTCATGCGGGAGTTCGAGCAGCGGTTGGCCGCGATCGGCTGCCCGAAGCTCAACCTCCAGGTGCGCGCCGGCAACGAGCAGGTGCTCGGCTTCTACGAGTCGCTCGGGTACGAGCCCGACCACACGGTGTCGCTCGGCAAGCGGCTCATCCCCGACGTCTGA
- a CDS encoding EamA/RhaT family transporter, producing MLTVVLGLSGALVYGFADFLGGLASRRARPVVVTAVAALVGIAPLLVGLAVVPSAFSGRAVLWGAVAGLAGGVAVLLLYTALAIGPMSVLSPLTAVFAACVPVLVAVSRGTTLSPLAGVMLVVAVVAVVLVASVRDGSGARVTVRGVVAAAVAGCGFGGIVLAYDMTPADSGVAPLLVARVLQVVVLGVAATVVLRRARRGRAVRPGGADRVTPSAPAAGSAAVAGSAAVAAGSAAVVPGRTRWSGRFVGTVVACGVLDALANVFIQAGLHASADPLTLPVMSVLNALYPIGTVVLAGVLLRERLTVLQSVGIVLAFAASVGLALV from the coding sequence GTGCTCACCGTCGTCCTCGGCCTGTCCGGCGCGCTCGTCTACGGGTTCGCCGACTTCCTCGGCGGGCTGGCCTCGCGTCGGGCCCGGCCCGTCGTCGTCACCGCCGTCGCCGCGCTGGTGGGGATCGCGCCGTTGCTCGTCGGGCTGGCGGTCGTGCCGTCGGCGTTCTCGGGCCGGGCGGTGCTCTGGGGTGCGGTCGCCGGGCTCGCCGGCGGGGTCGCGGTCCTGCTGCTCTACACGGCGCTCGCGATCGGCCCGATGAGCGTGCTCTCGCCGCTCACCGCGGTCTTCGCGGCCTGCGTGCCCGTGCTCGTCGCGGTGTCCAGGGGGACGACGTTGTCCCCGCTCGCCGGCGTCATGCTCGTGGTGGCGGTGGTCGCCGTCGTGCTCGTCGCGTCGGTCCGGGACGGCTCGGGCGCGCGGGTCACCGTCCGCGGGGTGGTCGCGGCCGCGGTCGCGGGGTGCGGGTTCGGCGGGATCGTGCTGGCGTACGACATGACCCCGGCCGACTCCGGGGTCGCCCCGCTGCTGGTGGCGCGGGTGCTGCAGGTGGTGGTGCTGGGAGTGGCTGCGACGGTCGTCCTGCGGCGTGCCCGCCGCGGTCGGGCGGTGCGGCCTGGAGGCGCGGATCGCGTCACTCCGTCGGCTCCGGCCGCGGGGTCTGCCGCGGTCGCGGGGTCCGCTGCGGTCGCCGCGGGGTCTGCCGCGGTCGTTCCGGGGCGGACGCGGTGGTCCGGTCGGTTCGTCGGGACCGTCGTAGCGTGCGGTGTGCTGGACGCCCTGGCGAACGTGTTCATCCAGGCCGGACTGCACGCGAGCGCCGACCCGCTGACCCTGCCGGTGATGAGCGTGCTCAACGCGCTCTACCCGATCGGCACGGTGGTGCTCGCCGGGGTCCTGCTCCGTGAACGGCTGACGGTGCTGCAGTCGGTCGGCATCGTGCTCGCGTTCGCGGCGTCGGTGGGGCTCGCGCTGGTGTGA
- a CDS encoding lysophospholipid acyltransferase family protein — MSGSTKFATALSRAVVTPLARLLWRPRIVGRRNVPRHGAVILASNHRSFIDSPAITLMAPRKVSFLAKQEYFTGSGVKGAVSRAFFGGIGAIGVERGAGSAAQHALDLGLERLEAGEAFAIYPEGTRSLDGRLYKGRTGVAWLALTSGAPVVPVALTGTEDVQPVGSRIPRLAKVTIEFGKPLDLSSFGEASSGRARRHATDAVMAAIQELSGQQPANAYNNPPATIVERVKQALRRDDPTAAVEPE, encoded by the coding sequence GTGTCCGGTTCGACGAAGTTCGCCACCGCTCTCAGCCGTGCGGTGGTCACGCCGCTCGCCCGGCTGCTGTGGCGTCCGCGGATCGTCGGACGGCGCAACGTGCCCCGGCACGGCGCCGTGATCCTGGCGAGCAACCACCGGTCCTTCATCGACTCCCCGGCGATCACGCTCATGGCGCCGCGGAAGGTGTCGTTCCTCGCGAAGCAGGAGTACTTCACGGGGTCCGGCGTGAAGGGCGCGGTCTCGCGGGCGTTCTTCGGCGGCATCGGTGCGATCGGCGTCGAGCGCGGGGCGGGGTCGGCGGCGCAGCACGCCCTCGACCTCGGACTCGAGCGGCTCGAGGCGGGGGAGGCCTTCGCGATCTACCCCGAGGGCACGCGCTCGCTCGACGGCCGCCTGTACAAGGGCCGGACGGGTGTCGCCTGGCTGGCCCTGACGAGCGGTGCGCCCGTGGTCCCGGTGGCACTGACCGGCACCGAGGACGTCCAGCCGGTGGGGTCGAGGATCCCCAGGCTCGCGAAGGTGACGATCGAGTTCGGGAAGCCCCTCGACCTGTCGTCCTTCGGTGAGGCGTCGTCCGGACGTGCCCGGCGCCACGCGACGGACGCGGTGATGGCCGCGATCCAGGAGCTCAGCGGGCAGCAGCCGGCGAACGCGTACAACAACCCGCCCGCCACCATCGTCGAACGGGTCAAGCAAGCACTCCGACGCGACGACCCGACCGCAGCCGTCGAACCCGAGTGA